Genomic DNA from Candidatus Cloacimonadota bacterium:
TCGAGTAATGGAAAACGTCTGACCAATCTACCTTTGATATCAAATATCTCGAGTGTTAAGGATCGATTTGCAGCAGGGATCGAATATGCTATCGATGTCTCGGTTTGGAAAGGATTAGGATGATTTCGTAACAATATCATATCTGACTGATTGGGTGGATCGACACTTACAGGCGGTATTTTCATAAAGGAGTAATATCGCGACATCAAAGCTGCTTTAGTATTGTCACCGGTACCATCGATTATTGAACCAAATAGGACCGAGCTCATCATAGCTCTGTATGACCCATCCGGTCCATCCCAGTAGGTTACGCGTCCTATGCCGTCCTGCGACTGAACACAAACTCCTGCTGATGCTGCACCGAGTTCATCTACGCCATAGTCAGATTCTGTTGCATATTGATAATTTACATCTATTGGATCAGCAAAACTGCCGGGAGTTCCAGATAAAGATTGCACATTGAAATATTCACCATCACCAATAAAATTGTTTCCAAAATAATTAAAAAGATCTGTTCCTTGCAGGTTTAATGCAACATCAATACCCTCAATATAAACAGATT
This window encodes:
- a CDS encoding T9SS type A sorting domain-containing protein translates to MQSLSGTPGSFADPIDVNYQYATESDYGVDELGAASAGVCVQSQDGIGRVTYWDGPDGSYRAMMSSVLFGSIIDGTGDNTKAALMSRYYSFMKIPPVSVDPPNQSDMILLRNHPNPFQTETSIAYSIPAANRSLTLEIFDIKGRLVRRFPLLDQSGTLIWDGTDQYGDEVSSGVYFYRFDGAENSVRKMMLMK